The following proteins come from a genomic window of Bactrocera tryoni isolate S06 chromosome 1, CSIRO_BtryS06_freeze2, whole genome shotgun sequence:
- the LOC120766725 gene encoding ATP synthase subunit e, mitochondrial, translating to MSQAPVRVSPLIKFGRWSLLLVGVGYGAFHQNRLSKKEEKVRAIEAQQKAVRDAKLAEEKKRAAAAEARALEELSKPTPKH from the coding sequence ATGTCGCAGGCTCCAGTACGTGTATCGCCTTTAATAAAATTCGGCCGCTGGTCGTTGCTATTGGTTGGTGTTGGTTATGGAGCTTTCCATCAGAACAGATTATCCAAGAAGGAAGAGAAGGTTCGTGCGATCGAAGCCCAGCAAAAGGCAGTGCGTGATGCCAAATTGGCTGAAGAGAAAAAGCGTGCGGCAGCAGCCGAGGCTCGCGCATTGGAGGAATTGTCCAAACCAACTCCAAAGCATTAA
- the LOC120782403 gene encoding RWD domain-containing protein 1, whose product MSRNYKEDQANEIEALESIYYSEMEVLETEPSHKFTITIGTEEYNAEEESGGMACKLVFTYTPTYPDEAPEVAIEDPVNIEVLYEEKLLEHLKTTIDENIGMEMVFTLVSSAQEWLNERWDDYKLHEEEERSRKLLEAEEAERKKFEGTRVTVESFLKWRAEFEESTGITAKREKNNDSKKLTGKELFMRDTTLNDSDIKFLLEAGDSIENVKIDETLFQDIGDLELGDDDDSDDEDWVPGADD is encoded by the exons atgaGTAGAAATTACAAAGAGGATCAAGCGAATGAAATAGAGGCGCTTGAATCTATATATTACAGTGAAATGGAAG TACTGGAGACAGAACCTAGTCACAAATTCACTATAACCATTGGCACTGAAGAGTATAATGCTGAAGAGGAGTCAGGTGGTATGGCGTGCAAACTCGTCTTTACGTatactcctacttatccagacgAAGCACCCGAAGTGGCAATAGAAGATCCTGTTAATATAGAAGTACTTTATGAAGAAAAACTACTTGAACACCTCAAAACaacaatagatgaaaatataGGGATGGAAATGGTTTTTACATTAGTTAGTAGCGCACAGGAATGGTTGAACGAACGTTGGGACGATTACAAATTGCATGAGGAAGAAGAACGCTCACGGAAGCTTCTTGAGGCAGAAGAAGCTGAGCGAAAGAAATTCGAAGGAACTCGTGTAACTGTCGAATCGTTTCTTAAATGGAGGGCAGAATTCGAAGAGAGCACAGGTATAACGGCTAAACGAGAAAAGAACAACGACAGCAAAAAACTGACAGGCAAAGAATTATTCATGCGCGACACCACTCTCAACGATTCTGATATTAAATTCTTACTTGAAGCTGGTGACtcaattgaaaatgtaaaaatagaTGAAACGCTATTTCAAGATATTGGCGATTTGGAATTGGGTGATGACGATGACTCCGATGATGAGGATTGGGTGCCAGGCGCTGATGATTAG
- the LOC120782402 gene encoding cysteine and histidine-rich domain-containing protein has product MERCYNRGCGQTFDPENNTDESCCHHPGAPYFHDAYKGWSCCNKKSVDFTEFLSIKGCTLSKHSNIKPPEPEKPEKNEDDKNVVVEVRAPIRESMQRPPIESPMTTIKPTVAQALKDTIDTLKVKTVNVEKDSDLASGVISIGTSCKNKGCTYSYSGTATDHAECVYHPGVPIFHEGMKYWSCCQRKTSDFSVFMAQKGCACGEHKWLKEAEDKQVVNCRYDWHQTPTNVIVSIYAKKYNYKSSKIEVNPIRLHVNLVFPEQDDAKFDMEIELRGIIDVNKTSAHMFATKVEITMPKAEPGSWQKLDFPREKLPPALKPNESKSIFNCQRKDSESDDEFNLDDIETVNNGLRLTDISDNKNHLD; this is encoded by the exons ATGGAACGTTGTTATAATCGCGGTTGTGGGCAAACTTTTGACCCAGAAAATAATACCGATG AATCTTGCTGCCATCATCCTGGAGCACCTTATTTCCATGACGCATACAAGGGTTGGTcatgttgcaacaaaaaatcggtagattttactgaatttttaaGCATTAAAGGATGTACGCTATCAAAACACTCGAATATTAAACCACCGGAACCTGAAAAGCCAGAAAAGAATGAAGATGATAAGAATGTGGTTGTAGAAGTGCGTGCGCCAATTAGAGAATCAATGCAGCGACCACCTATTGAATCTCCAATGACTACAATAAAACCAACAGTTGCACAAGCGTTGAAAGATACCATAGATACACTTAAAGTAAAAACTGTTAACGTTGAGAAAGACAGCGATTTGGCTTCTGG CGTAATATCAATTGGTACTTcttgtaaaaataaaggctgcaCTTACTCGTATAGCGGTACAGCTACTGATCATGCGGAATGTGTATATCATCCTGGAGTTCCTATTTTCCACGAAGGTATGAAGTATTGGTCATGTTGCCAACGAAAGACAAGTGATTTTTCTGTGTTTATGGCACAGAAGGGCTGTGCATGCGGGGAGCACAAATGGCTCAAGGAG gcGGAAGACAAGCAAGTGGTTAATTGCCGGTACGATTGGCATCAAACTCCAACAAACGTCATTGTTTCCATATATGCcaagaaatataattataagaGTAGCAAGATAGAAGTAAATCCAATCCGCCTCCACGTGAATCTTGTATTTCCTGAACAGGATGATGCAAAATTCGACATGGAAATAGAATTACGCGGC ATCATTGATGTAAATAAAACTAGTGCTCATATGTTTGCAACAAAAGTTGAGATAACTATGCCAAAAGCAGAACCTGGATCATggcaaaaacttgattttccCCGAGAAAAATTGCCACCGGCACTGAAGCCAAATGAATCTAAAAGTATCTTCAATTGTCAAAGAAAAGATTCAGAATCAGATGATGAATTTAACTTGGATGACATTGAAACTGTAAACAACGGCTTGAGGCTCACTGACATTAGTGACAATAAAAACCATTTGGACTAA
- the LOC120770429 gene encoding DNA repair protein XRCC3, which produces MAGSPKLGDIHKKDSPNTSKKIRQPVQYAKPGPFTKSKLFQECPEADIRVLKDAAAKVVFHPVSALLQEPLSAKWSHITTGCTSIDHCLCGGIVTRGITEICGASGVGKTQLLLQLSLTVQLPTELGGLNKAVAYICTEDAFPSKRLFQLSKVFEKRFPEININYMGNIYIEHILEASNLLECVGVRLAKLMESFNIGLIIIDSVAAIFRTYNNYIKRARNMRKLANHLLHYADKYNCAVICVNQVATVSDAVKETPCLGLAWAHLGRTRLKLSKVPKEVKINGDLLTVRRFEIVYSPETPSEVAEFLITAGGVVDIPI; this is translated from the exons ATGGCGGGTAGTCCGAAATTAGGTGATATTCATAAAAAAGATAGTCCCaatacatccaagaaaattagACAGCCTGTACAATATGCTAAACCTGGTCCTTTCACCAAGTCGAAACTTTTTCAAGAATGTCCGGAAGCGGATATACGTGTGCTAAAGGATGCAGCTGCAAAAGTCGTTTTTCATCCCG TATCGGCATTACTTCAAGAGCCATTGTCTGCGAAGTGGTCTCACATAACGACAGGCTGTACATCAATAGATCACTGCTTGTGTGGTGGAATCGTTACGCGTGGCATAACAGAGATTTGTGGCGCATCAGGAGTTGGAAAGACGCAACTGCTGCTTCAATTATCTCTAACCGTACAACTGCCTACTGAGTTGGGTGGATTGAATAAAGCAGTCGCCTACATTTGCACCGAAGATGCTTTTCCTTCGAAGCGTCTGTTTCAGTTGTCGAAAGTATTTGAAAAGCGGTTTCCTGAAATTAATATCAACTATatgggaaatatttatatagaacATATTCTGGAAGCG AGTAACCTATTGGAATGTGTTGGTGTGCGTTTAGCAAAGCTAATGGAATCATTTAATATTGGCCTTATTATAATAGATTCAGTCGCAGCAATATTTCGCACCTACAACAACTATATTAAGCGCGCTCGGAACATGCGTAAATTGGCAAATCACTTGTTGCATTATGCTGACAAATACAACTGCGCGGTGATTTGTGTGAACCAA GTTGCTACAGTGAGTGATGCGGTGAAAGAAACACCCTGCTTGGGTTTAGCGTGGGCACATTTAGGGCGCACACGTCTCAAGCTCTCCAAAGTCCCGAAAGAAGTCAAAATCAATGGGGACCTGTTAACAGTGCGTCGATTTGAAATCGTGTACTCACCAGAGACACCAAGCGAAGTTGCCGAGTTTTTAATTACTGCCGGCGGTGTGGTCGATATACCTATATAG